CAGCATCTGCGCTGACCGCGCCGCTAGCGCGCCATTTCCACGAGATAGGCGGCGAGATCCTCCCGGTCCTGCCGGCTGCGGGTCTTGTGGCCCTCGAGAAACGTCGCGACGCGCGGTGCGTCCTCCGGGCTCAGCGTCAGGCGCAGGACGGCGCCGTGACAGCATGCGCAATGGGCGGCATAGAGGGCAGCGCCACGCTCCGCATCGCCTTCGGCCCGCAGGGGGGCGGCGGCAAGGCACAGACAGATCAGGAGGGGACGGATCGCGTGCCGCCCCGCGCGGATGGCGGGATCCGACCGTGCGCCCGTCGCGGACCGCGGCTTTTCGCCGGTTTCCCCCGTCCGCCGGTGCAGGTTTTGACATTCGCGGCAAATGCGCGAAGCTCCGCCCGATCTGATCAGAAAGGACTTCATGATGTTCACCCTTCCCCGCGGCCTCGCCGCGCTGACGCTCGCCGCGGGCCTTGCCCTGCCGCTCCACGCAGAAACCCGCGAGGAGCGCCTTGCCGTCGCCGAAGACTATACCGAAATGGCCGTCGAGGACATGGATATGGAGCGGATCATCGAACAGATGTATACGCCGATCCTGCCGCAGATCGAGGCGAGCACCGGTGAAAGCCTCAGCGAGGAGCAGCGGTCCGAGATCCACCGGATCTACATGGACAACCTCGCCGATCCGATGCGCGAGGTGATGAACGGACAGGCGGAGGTGATGGCCGATCAGTTCACGATTGAGGAGATCACCGCGCTGCGCGATTTCTACGGCACGGAGGAAGGCCGTTCGGTGATGCGCAAGATGCCGGACGTGCTCGCCGCCGTGCAGCCCGACATCATG
The nucleotide sequence above comes from Celeribacter indicus. Encoded proteins:
- a CDS encoding c-type cytochrome, yielding MKSFLIRSGGASRICRECQNLHRRTGETGEKPRSATGARSDPAIRAGRHAIRPLLICLCLAAAPLRAEGDAERGAALYAAHCACCHGAVLRLTLSPEDAPRVATFLEGHKTRSRQDREDLAAYLVEMAR
- a CDS encoding DUF2059 domain-containing protein: MMFTLPRGLAALTLAAGLALPLHAETREERLAVAEDYTEMAVEDMDMERIIEQMYTPILPQIEASTGESLSEEQRSEIHRIYMDNLADPMREVMNGQAEVMADQFTIEEITALRDFYGTEEGRSVMRKMPDVLAAVQPDIMQMVQTKMPDIMAEVQTVVAPE